One segment of Spiroplasma kunkelii CR2-3x DNA contains the following:
- a CDS encoding GNAT family N-acetyltransferase: MFNFNNEKINQLVVNYINYTVDPKHDNEQQQNKLDSNNLFYQIDTRQLKNSINGVISSHLATSEQFAKAGEIIDEYYSEKTPFIWCTITVDNNQAERSFFEKNGLTYLQTGIGIMIDLKTFTAKNELLKNEKFNPITDLAMFYEEKKPKLITTTNLKIISDADLPLKDLPTSQPNPTLDQVNNLCYAVTLTKDETSMTTGILFFEATIAVIRITDNNDNSENKKKMLMHLLHQAKKANFQTVGIVVPDNQVAWYQKLGFEPQDLYFNTYVMHYSQE, encoded by the coding sequence ATGTTTAATTTTAATAATGAAAAAATAAACCAGTTGGTTGTAAATTATATTAATTATACTGTTGATCCAAAGCATGATAATGAACAACAACAAAATAAACTTGATAGTAACAATTTATTTTATCAAATTGATACTCGTCAATTAAAAAATAGTATTAATGGTGTTATTAGTTCGCATCTAGCAACATCAGAACAATTTGCAAAAGCTGGTGAAATTATTGATGAATATTATTCAGAAAAAACACCATTTATTTGGTGTACAATTACAGTTGATAATAACCAAGCAGAACGTTCATTTTTTGAAAAAAATGGTTTAACATATTTGCAAACTGGAATTGGAATCATGATTGATTTAAAAACTTTTACCGCAAAAAATGAATTATTAAAAAACGAAAAATTTAATCCGATAACTGATCTAGCAATGTTTTACGAAGAAAAAAAACCCAAATTAATAACTACAACAAACCTTAAAATTATTAGTGATGCTGATTTACCATTAAAAGATTTACCAACTTCACAACCTAATCCTACATTAGATCAAGTTAACAATCTTTGCTATGCTGTAACCTTAACTAAAGATGAAACATCAATGACAACTGGGATTCTCTTTTTTGAGGCAACAATCGCTGTAATTAGAATTACTGACAATAATGATAATTCTGAAAATAAAAAGAAAATGTTAATGCATTTATTACACCAAGCAAAAAAAGCAAATTTCCAAACTGTTGGTATTGTGGTACCAGATAACCAAGTTGCTTGGTATCAAAAACTAGGTTTTGAGCCACAAGATTTATATTTTAACACTTATGTAATGCATTACTCACAAGAATAA
- a CDS encoding alpha/beta fold hydrolase, producing MKTITILNQQQEFISALYLQHLHSQKWVIGLHGWTEKKYLSLRQVYYFYQKGYNVLTFYSVAHGLSAGKYSGIGYLNAENLNDVIAWITNNFTVNEIGLIGNSMGAACLTKYLLDHGYQNALIKWSISDCGFSNLLVQFRYVMQYCYQSCWWLISFGLRKKFKQ from the coding sequence ATGAAAACCATAACAATTTTAAACCAACAACAAGAATTCATTAGTGCTCTTTATTTACAACATCTACATTCTCAAAAGTGAGTAATTGGTTTACATGGGTGAACAGAAAAAAAATACTTATCGTTACGACAAGTTTATTATTTTTATCAAAAAGGTTATAATGTTTTGACATTTTATAGTGTTGCACACGGTTTAAGCGCCGGAAAATATAGTGGGATTGGTTATTTAAATGCAGAAAACTTAAATGATGTTATTGCATGGATAACAAATAATTTTACTGTCAATGAAATTGGCTTAATTGGAAATAGTATGGGAGCGGCTTGTTTAACAAAATATTTACTAGATCATGGATACCAAAATGCTTTAATTAAATGATCAATTAGTGATTGTGGGTTTAGTAACTTATTAGTACAATTTCGGTATGTGATGCAATATTGTTATCAGAGTTGTTGATGATTAATTAGTTTTGGTTTAAGAAAGAAATTTAAACAATAA
- a CDS encoding Cof-type HAD-IIB family hydrolase gives MPDIKLIAVDLDGTALNSNGEMSPRTLQVLKGLVSKDIKLVIATGRPLYQCKNIVAKLGLTDSDDFTVSLNGSVVTNNATKEILFCDFLNQQLLRDIYLDVIKLDLETLIMFDADQSSFNKILLHCKGFEDKITKSYLASFAAVKDEVTACLYSADFNINVNKIYISSYTPDINRFVTKWQGKIEISQEIRADRSSLEITSCNVNKATGIAKICVKYQLTRKNVLAFGNEHNDVAMLKWAGIGVAMGNAPDDVKTIADLVTDDNDHDGIANVIEQIFLS, from the coding sequence ATGCCAGATATTAAATTAATTGCTGTTGATTTAGATGGAACAGCTTTAAATTCTAACGGGGAAATGTCCCCACGTACTTTGCAAGTTTTAAAAGGATTAGTTAGCAAAGATATTAAATTAGTCATTGCAACAGGTCGCCCTTTATATCAATGCAAGAATATTGTCGCAAAGTTAGGTTTAACTGATAGCGATGATTTTACTGTTAGTTTAAATGGGTCTGTTGTAACAAATAATGCCACAAAAGAAATTTTGTTTTGTGATTTTTTGAATCAACAGTTATTGCGAGATATTTATTTAGATGTTATTAAACTTGATTTAGAAACATTAATTATGTTTGATGCTGATCAGTCTTCATTTAATAAAATCCTTTTACATTGTAAAGGATTTGAAGATAAAATAACCAAAAGTTATTTAGCAAGTTTTGCTGCCGTTAAAGATGAAGTAACAGCATGTTTATATTCCGCTGATTTTAATATTAATGTTAATAAAATTTATATTAGTAGTTATACTCCTGATATTAATCGGTTTGTAACAAAATGACAAGGAAAGATTGAAATTTCCCAAGAAATTCGTGCAGATCGTTCATCGTTAGAAATTACTAGTTGTAATGTTAATAAAGCAACTGGAATTGCTAAAATTTGTGTGAAGTACCAATTAACAAGAAAAAATGTGTTAGCTTTTGGGAACGAACATAATGATGTTGCAATGTTAAAATGAGCTGGAATTGGTGTTGCAATGGGGAATGCTCCTGATGATGTTAAAACAATTGCTGATTTAGTAACTGATGATAATGACCATGATGGTATTGCTAATGTAATTGAACAAATTTTTTTATCGTAG
- a CDS encoding UPF0236 family transposase-like protein, with product MELNQNLLGNYKENKKLETKNKITNLLIEKYNDIFRLYQQGKILQEYKVVTKLPKTIKTEYGDIPIKRRLYVKYDKNKKENINYYPLDEELGLKKYEIIEKNLKDKCISFMGDGKRYRDILHTTENANISEKTISNIFKNADTIRY from the coding sequence ATGGAGTTAAACCAAAATTTGTTAGGAAATTATAAAGAAAATAAAAAATTAGAAACAAAAAATAAAATTACAAATTTATTAATTGAAAAATATAATGATATATTTAGATTATATCAACAAGGGAAAATATTACAAGAATATAAGGTAGTAACAAAATTACCCAAAACAATTAAAACAGAATACGGAGATATTCCTATAAAAAGAAGATTATATGTTAAATATGATAAAAATAAAAAAGAAAATATTAATTATTACCCATTAGATGAAGAATTGGGTTTAAAAAAATATGAAATAATTGAAAAAAATTTAAAAGATAAATGTATATCTTTTATGGGTGATGGAAAAAGATATAGAGATATTTTGCATACAACAGAAAATGCTAACATTAGTGAAAAAACAATATCTAATATTTTTAAAAATGCTGATACAATTAGATATTAA
- a CDS encoding APC family permease encodes MFGILILFGLVLMQLLIKKSSGYSQIIFALLKGLPIVLVLIIVMVYGNTSMEAITYVSGEVINPRKNIPPAMIIATIMIVILYIILAIGLLTINKPQAWIGPNGFNNVWYYAIINNPAIPPVLNYLFSILSIFIFVGSLNSIFSLSFVVDF; translated from the coding sequence ATGTTTGGGATTTTGATTTTATTTGGTTTAGTTTTAATGCAACTATTGATTAAAAAGAGTAGTGGGTATTCACAAATTATTTTTGCCTTACTAAAGGGTTTACCGATTGTATTAGTATTAATTATTGTAATGGTATATGGTAATACAAGTATGGAAGCAATTACCTATGTTAGTGGAGAAGTTATTAATCCTCGTAAAAATATTCCCCCGGCAATGATTATTGCTACAATTATGATTGTAATTCTTTATATTATTTTAGCAATTGGTTTACTAACAATTAATAAACCTCAGGCATGAATCGGGCCGAATGGATTTAATAATGTTTGATATTATGCTATTATAAATAATCCAGCAATTCCACCAGTTTTGAATTATTTGTTTTCGATTTTATCAATTTTTATTTTTGTTGGTTCATTAAATTCAATTTTTAGTCTATCATTTGTGGTTGATTTTTAA
- a CDS encoding MBL fold metallo-hydrolase, which yields MAKMKNFVDATYDNQNVYLIINNQNEAIMIDASNATRRAIEYIKQKKLTLKALFITHGHIDHYDGLDNVLKEYPDLKIYIQKIDLRLLSQHKVDDETGAILGLGINYPLTNIVALSGDTVVEEIGYHIEVFHIPGHTVGTQMLRIKALNLVTTGASLMPDKTSPGYTGAMCNDNYFITELRRITNLDAKWHVLPGHNKPFRMAHALAEKVITVEENE from the coding sequence ATGGCAAAAATGAAAAACTTTGTAGATGCAACATATGATAACCAAAATGTTTATTTAATTATTAATAATCAAAATGAGGCAATTATGATTGATGCATCAAATGCAACAAGAAGAGCAATTGAATATATTAAACAAAAAAAATTAACCTTAAAAGCATTATTTATTACACATGGGCATATTGATCATTATGATGGCCTTGATAATGTTTTAAAAGAATATCCAGATTTAAAAATTTATATTCAAAAAATTGATTTACGATTATTGTCGCAACATAAGGTTGACGATGAGACAGGTGCAATTTTAGGTCTAGGAATTAATTATCCATTAACAAATATTGTTGCTTTAAGTGGTGATACTGTTGTTGAAGAAATTGGTTATCACATTGAAGTTTTTCATATTCCTGGTCATACCGTAGGAACTCAAATGTTAAGAATTAAAGCGCTAAATTTAGTGACAACTGGTGCTAGTTTAATGCCTGATAAAACAAGTCCTGGTTATACAGGAGCTATGTGTAATGATAATTACTTTATTACTGAATTACGTCGCATTACTAATTTAGATGCAAAATGACATGTGTTACCTGGGCATAATAAACCATTTCGAATGGCTCATGCTCTTGCTGAAAAAGTAATTACAGTAGAAGAAAATGAATAA